GCGCGCGACGCGCGAGGAGAtggctcgtctcgtcgagacgagacgcATGCGGCATCGCCGTCTCGATGCCagctcgtctcgtcgagacgagaccgagccAGCATCGAGCCGCGATGCGGATGCTCTGATAGTAAAATAATGAGACCCACATTAATAGTGGACTCTGGTGATATAacttgtaaataaattaagtgtaAGGGTAATGAGTTTAGAAGaacttttaataaatgaaaatgagataCTCCCcctttattaaaaatgaattttttatcctttttgggttgtgcCATTAAAACtgaaacgttttctaaaatgaaaatatcatttctattttttcatcgatcttactttattcactcttcatattcacaaaacaacactacattaAATCTCGTAtcgaaaagcaaatgtttcatttttaatagattaAAGGAATATATTTTTGGGACCGACGAAAAAAGAAcatgtccttatttttatgagatgaagtaaatatagttatacaataaaatatgagtataattAGTTAATCGAATATGAAgtttacttattatttatgataaaaaagtgaaagtaGATTTTTAATAGAGGACCAACGAAAATAACACAAGTATAAACTTAATGAGAACtgaatatatcaatatttttacaataaaagattttcaacttttaaaataataaaatatactccaaaaAGTGCATCACTTTATCAATAACCATTTGAAGACCATACAAAATGATGATTGAGTAAAATGTTGTCCATGTATGAATTAGTAAGTacagtaatttaattatttgtacattatttaataGGGATATTTAGTGAATTAGGATTCGGTCATAAAGCATATCTTTTTGGACCCAAAATAACTAAGTTTTGGTGTAAAAAGTATCcaagtttgaaattttcaaagatTATTGATTAAGGCATAATTCACTTCTTGCAAAAGGTTGAACTCTCAGCATCCAAGAGCCCAACATATTCCGGGCCAACAATATTGTGAGTGGTTCTCAATCAGGTTACACAGTAACCCACTAAGAGTAAGGGCGTAATCCACTGTCCTGCCAGAAGCCTATTTTTAAGGCCTCGCACTTGTACCTGAGAGGTGTTGCAACACATCGATCCCCGGCTATTCTACACTGTTGTTTTACAAATCATTAATATGAGTAAATGACTTGACTAGAACTCATTTGATTGCTATAGGTACTTTCTGGTATTCAGTGGCGGATCTGGGGGCATCCCCTCCCGGCCGTTCGGAGAGCCTAAATTTTTCCTTGAATCAAGCTGAAAATAGCATATCCGCCCCCTCCGTGGAGTGTAGAAATATACTTTGTTTTCAATATATGTCATATAAAATGGAGTTGTCTATTGGTTTGAGTGGTTGTTTTTTTCTAAGAGGTCTAGGGATCAACCCTCAACAAGagcataattttataaaatctaaacTTTTTGCATATAGtatgttgttatatttattctttagttataattatttttaatcttgtGTTAACGTTTTTTTTGTCctaaaatacttataatttgTTGAGAGATAAGcgaaactttactctacctattgGGTCTAATAGATCATgagaactttactctacctactcgGTCGAGAAACGAAAgcgtacggaacatacatgactcGAGAGAaagtgagatattttaaagttctaagacaactggagtaaacttaactagacagactttcctaatttggacagacaagcataaagcgaAAAGCAAGACAAATTTCCgtaaactaccagggtctggaaaagcatgcgagaaaagtaaaagagacaaagtaGATCGTACTGACAGGTCTAGCAGAGATATgcgagaaaaagtaaagtacatgcGAAAAGTACttgacataaagcagatctggttcaactaccaacaacttcatcttcttcgggaatcaaacgagaatagcagataaaacagggtattaaacaccatgaaaacagagcaaccttaaatctaaacttaaaacgagacttaaaacgagaaattaaagcctaaactaacagatctacgctactggacctaaaggatgcagaaacagaaagtaaatagccataatcatgcataacgtaaacatcaagcaccaaatatgcgaaactccaactccgaaacaccaagattcaacaaatccaaacatcttcATATGCAAATTcccaacctccaacaacaaacacaaACGAGAGCTAAAAACTAGAGATGAACATAAACTCAGAGATATTcaaccaaaagcaaacataaacttccataataacttgAAATAGGTctgaatccagtagatcaaagcaagaaactaGAGTTGTGAAACTTGGAAATCAACAAGgtactaaacgaaagcaaataaaattgtttcttcgcctccacaaggcggtgttacacagcaaaataacaacgatgacgatgagaaccacggtggccagaatcctccatgtccaagtgcgcagcagtccaagatgaaaatttttaagtaGAGAACTAGAACTAGAGCTAGGAGAGCGTAGAAGTGGCTGTTCACAggattctcttcttcttcaaggttgagctctttatatatgtgaggctctgatccctagggtatcccctCTGGTGATTTTATGCTCCTAcccttgagtaagactctttaaaataatttgctctcgctccattctgctcctgtcgccaacttttgattctcccaggtccgaacgacgacttctgctttttgcttcaatttcatctcttttgcatctgccaggtcaggtaacaacaactcctgggtccgacagatttactacgcacctgaactcaataacgcacattagcgccccaaatgcacagaattttaaccctaaaccgatgcatgaaacgagccttatcacattttttcaacaattggagagaaaagaatagatgagtgtagtgtttgtgtgtaaaatggagaatggaagaggaatgaaatatttatagaataataaaagaaaaataaaaaaaaaaattgaaaaattcgACCGTTGCTGCAACGGTCATTTGAccgttttaattttttttttttttcaaaaattcaatttttttagaaaaaaatgaattatgacgtcattattacgacgcccactcgcgggccggcgagtgggcgtcacgccgcGCACCAGCATGCGCCACGTGGCGAgccagctcgaggccggcctcttCCGCGCGCGACGCGCGAGGAGAtggctcgtctcgtcgagacgagacgcATGCGGCATCGCTGTCTCGATGCCAGCTCGtgtcgtcgagacgagaccgagccAGCATCGAGCCGCGATGCGGATGCTCTGATACTAAAATAATGAGACCCACATTAATAGTGGACTTTggtgatataagttgtaaataaattaagcgTAAGGGTAATGAGTTTAGAAGAACattccataaatgaaaatgagataCTCCCcctttattaaaattgaattttttatcctttttgggttgtgccattaaaaatgaaatgttttctaaaatgaatatatcatttctattttttcatcgatattactttattcactcttcatattcacaaaacaacactacattaAATCTCGTAtcgaaaagcaaatgtttcatttttaatggattaaaggagtatatttttgggaCCGCCGAAAAAAGAAcatgtccttatttttatgagacggagtaagtatagttatataataaaatatgagtataattagttaattgaatataaagtttacttattatttataataaaaaagtaaaaatagatttataatagaggaccaacaaaaataacaaaagtagATACTTAATGAGAACtgaatatatcaatatttttacaatagaagatttccaagttttaaaataataaaatatactccaaaaAGTGCATCACTTTATCAATAACCATTTGAAGaccaaacaaaatgatgaTTGAGTAAAATGTTGTCCATGTATGAATTAGTAAGTacagtaatttaattatttgtacattatttaataGGGATATTTAGTGAATTAGGATTTGGTCATAAAGCATATCTTTTTGGACCCAAAATAACTAAGTTTTGGTGTAAAAGGTATCCAggtttgaaattttcaaagatTATTGATTAAGGTATAATTCACTTCTTCCATAAGGTTGAACTCTCAGCATCCAAGAGCCCCACATATTCCGGGCCAACATTATTGTGAGTGGTTCTCAATCAGGTTACACAGTAACCCACTAAGAGTAAGGGCGTAATCCACTGTCCTGCCAGAAGCCTATTTTTAAGGCCTCGCACTTGTACCTGAGAGGTGTTGCAACACATCGATCCCCGACTATTCtacattgttttgttttacaaATCATTAATATGAGTAAATGACTTGACAAGAACTCATTTGATTGCTATAGGTACTTTCTAGTATTCAGTGGCGGATCTGGGGGCGTCCCCTCCCGGCCGTTTGGAGAGCCTAAACTTTTCCTTGAATCGAGCTGAAAATAGCATATCCGTCCCCTCCGTGGAGTGTAGAAATATACTTTGTTTTCTATATATGTCATATAAAATGGAGTTGTCTATGGTTTGAGTGGTTGTTTTTTTCTAAGAGGTCTAGGGATCAACCCTCAACAAGAGCATAactttataaaatctaaacTTTTTGCATATAGtatgttgttatatttattctttagttataattatttttaatcttgtGTTAACGTTTTTTTTGTCctaaaatacttataatttgTGATCCATCCATCATAATTATTCTCTATGTAACAAAAtgaacatttaaatatttttgatatcTTAATATTTACGGCTCTACTTATATCAcgtttgtatataatatttacgatgattttaaatgtatataattttataataattttatatttttaaatgaataatatatatttgcaagctaatgcatgtttatattttattaacgaAGCTAGTGCTacttaaatattagtaatataatattatttattttattattaaaaataatattgaattatataattaatatttaaatattaaattttcgcCCTCACTATTTTCGGGGTCTGGATCCGCCATTGACTGATTCTAACTGCATCTATAGCCCTTTTCCCTTGGTGATAGTAGTTGTAAAAACTCCCAGCATAGTTTGTTACTCTCTTATACATTTTTGGTCTGTCTTCATCAACAAGTTGATCCACTGGTTCAATCTCTTCTACAACATCTGGTAAGCAAAACATAGCCACGGAGTTCCTCTCGGCCTCTAAGTTTATAACTACTCTGTGCATAGGACTTTTGAATATTCCATTACTCATTATCTGCAGCAAGAACATGTTACAAGATCGTCTTCTCAAGAATTGCTTATATCCATGTATATATGTACGCACGTACGTACCTCGAGCTGATCCCCTACCAGAACGAGCAGTGCTTCAGGCATTGTGGGAACTGATAACCACTGATTGTCATGAAGTAGCTGAAGGCCTCGTACGTGCCTGTCCTGCAAGAGAAGAGTTACTCCACTGCCATCTGTGTGTGGACGGAGACCAATAACCCGATCAGATTTTGAACATGGTGGATAGTAGTTGAACTGTGCAGACATGATGGTGATTTTTCTGAGAAAGTAGTCTTCATCAGTTAAGCTTAATGTCTTTGCTATTGATCTGAGGATTTGTTCTTCCACTTGTCTTATCTTAGCAGAGTAGTCTTCCAATACTTTTCTGCAGGTACATAGAAAATATTACTTGATAAATCATTTCTGTAGTCGGAACTCAATTTTATTAGATGGCCTGCAATTCTTTTTTACCGGAAAGGTTTTGGATTTTGAGGCCAAAATTTGAGTTTTCTCCCGTTTTCTGGAGCGACTTGAAGATACAACCTATCAGACCATTCAACTTGTTGGATGCTGGCAACAGATGGACAGCTGCTGTaaccttcaatattatttctttgCCTCGTGTATCTCTGCTTCTCCAGCATTGGCAGGTGGAAGAATTCTTGGGCGAGACGGCGCACTTCATCCAGGGAGGCGCTTTCTATGCCATGATTAATTGCCTGCAGTCAAGAATCCAGTCAAGAATCAGTTAATTTTTTCAGCGTTATTTGAGATGGTGAATAGCATACATAGAAAAGGAAGATAAGCTACAACCTGGAAGCAACCCCATTTGGTGAGAGCAGAGTGAAGCGCGGTGAGCTCAGCATCAGTGGAGGAAACCAGTCGGCTAACATCAACGATTGGGATTTCTATGGCCAAAGGTGCATCAACTTCTATGTTACTCGTCGAGATATAGCGTTGTGGTG
The nucleotide sequence above comes from Salvia hispanica cultivar TCC Black 2014 chromosome 5, UniMelb_Shisp_WGS_1.0, whole genome shotgun sequence. Encoded proteins:
- the LOC125190670 gene encoding protein SRG1-like; translated protein: MAEAIALPEPAPICLITAQQLSETGEDPPQRYISTSNIEVDAPLAIEIPIVDVSRLVSSTDAELTALHSALTKWGCFQAINHGIESASLDEVRRLAQEFFHLPMLEKQRYTRQRNNIEGYSSCPSVASIQQVEWSDRLYLQVAPENGRKLKFWPQNPKPFRKVLEDYSAKIRQVEEQILRSIAKTLSLTDEDYFLRKITIMSAQFNYYPPCSKSDRVIGLRPHTDGSGVTLLLQDRHVRGLQLLHDNQWLSVPTMPEALLVLVGDQLEIMSNGIFKSPMHRVVINLEAERNSVAMFCLPDVVEEIEPVDQLVDEDRPKMYKRVTNYAGSFYNYYHQGKRAIDAVRISQWRIQTPKIVRAKI